A DNA window from candidate division KSB1 bacterium contains the following coding sequences:
- the hemW gene encoding radical SAM family heme chaperone HemW: protein MAEAGLYIHIPFCEKRCRYCDFYTLAGSRARIPDYLAALQRELALRAAEPFWQRQRFATIFFGGGTPSLLSPQQIAEILDSCFAHLRFNERVEVTLEANPGTLDGTQMAKYRAVGVNRLSLGVQSFDPAELALLERVHTPQQALIAAQNARYAGFENLNLDFMFALPNQTLARWQHTLEQAVALAPEHLSAYNLTIEPGTPIHAAMQRGELKPLTQEEEREFFAFTIDFLEQHGYQHYEISNFAKPGFAARHNLKYWDGSPYLGLGASAHSFDGRRRCWNVANLRKYLERLAEGRLAQEGEEKLTPQQRMFEFAFLGLRQRRGIALDEFAQKFKMPLTQAFNGELHRLQAQGLLIHEDGYLRLSREGVFLCDEICARLAP, encoded by the coding sequence ATGGCGGAAGCCGGCCTTTACATTCACATTCCCTTTTGCGAAAAGCGCTGCCGTTACTGCGATTTCTACACCCTGGCCGGCAGCCGGGCACGCATACCCGACTACCTCGCCGCGCTGCAGCGCGAGCTGGCGCTGCGCGCCGCCGAGCCCTTCTGGCAGCGCCAGCGCTTCGCCACCATCTTTTTTGGCGGCGGCACGCCCTCGCTGCTCTCCCCCCAACAGATTGCCGAAATTCTCGACAGTTGTTTTGCCCATTTGCGGTTCAACGAGCGCGTCGAAGTGACGCTGGAAGCCAATCCCGGCACGCTCGACGGCACCCAGATGGCCAAGTACCGCGCCGTGGGGGTCAATCGTTTGAGTCTGGGCGTGCAGTCTTTCGACCCCGCCGAGCTGGCCCTGCTGGAGCGCGTGCATACGCCGCAGCAGGCGCTGATCGCGGCACAAAACGCACGCTATGCCGGCTTCGAAAACCTGAATCTCGACTTCATGTTTGCGCTGCCCAATCAAACCCTGGCGCGCTGGCAGCACACGCTGGAACAGGCGGTGGCGCTCGCGCCGGAACATCTCTCCGCCTACAATCTCACCATTGAGCCCGGCACACCGATTCATGCCGCGATGCAACGCGGCGAGCTCAAACCGCTAACGCAGGAGGAGGAACGCGAGTTCTTCGCCTTCACCATCGACTTCCTCGAACAGCACGGCTACCAGCATTACGAAATTTCCAACTTCGCCAAACCCGGTTTCGCCGCCCGCCACAATCTCAAGTATTGGGACGGCAGCCCGTATTTGGGGCTGGGCGCCTCGGCGCATTCCTTCGATGGCAGGCGGCGGTGTTGGAACGTGGCCAATTTGCGCAAATATCTCGAACGCCTGGCCGAAGGCAGGCTGGCCCAGGAGGGCGAGGAGAAGCTCACCCCGCAACAGCGCATGTTCGAGTTTGCGTTTTTGGGACTGCGGCAGCGGCGCGGCATTGCACTGGACGAATTCGCGCAGAAATTCAAAATGCCGCTGACGCAGGCCTTCAATGGCGAGTTGCACCGTCTGCAGGCGCAGGGCCTGCTGATCCACGAAGACGGGTATCTGCGCCTGAGTCGCGAGGGCGTGTTCCTGTGCGATGAAATCTGCGCCCGGCTAGCGCCGTGA
- the lepB gene encoding signal peptidase I, protein MTKPKGETPEHPTKSKSREYIEAILVALFFALLLRTFVVQAFRIPTGSMKDTLLVGDFLLVNKFIYGARTPDGIPFTNITFPVWRLPALREPQPGDIVVFKYPRDPMLDYIKRCIAVGGQTVEIRGGVVYIDDRPEGERVFLKEEYDASENHSVRYYRITTPTGQSYTIRHYADRNEASDNFGPITVPAGQFFMMGDNRDNSQDSRYWDCLPRENVVGQALVIYFSLDTDKPWLTWLKNIRWSRIGNYIK, encoded by the coding sequence ATGACCAAGCCCAAAGGCGAAACGCCGGAACACCCCACCAAAAGCAAATCACGGGAATACATCGAGGCCATTCTCGTGGCGCTCTTTTTCGCGTTGCTGCTGCGCACCTTCGTGGTGCAGGCGTTTCGCATCCCCACCGGCTCGATGAAGGACACCCTGCTGGTCGGCGATTTTCTGCTGGTCAACAAGTTCATCTATGGTGCGCGCACGCCCGACGGCATTCCGTTCACCAACATCACCTTTCCGGTGTGGCGTCTGCCCGCGCTGCGCGAGCCGCAGCCGGGTGACATCGTGGTGTTCAAATATCCCCGCGATCCCATGCTGGACTACATCAAGCGCTGCATTGCCGTGGGCGGACAAACCGTCGAGATCCGCGGCGGGGTGGTGTATATCGACGACCGGCCGGAGGGCGAGCGGGTTTTTCTCAAAGAGGAATATGACGCCTCGGAAAATCACAGTGTGCGCTATTATCGCATCACCACCCCCACCGGCCAGAGCTACACCATCCGGCATTATGCCGACCGCAATGAGGCCAGCGACAACTTTGGCCCAATCACCGTGCCGGCCGGCCAGTTCTTCATGATGGGCGACAATCGCGACAACAGCCAGGACAGCCGCTACTGGGATTGTCTGCCGCGCGAAAACGTCGTCGGACAGGCGCTGGTGATCTACTTCTCACTCGACACCGACAAGCCCTGGCTCACCTGGCTGAAAAACATTCGCTGGAGCCGGATCGGGAACTACATCAAATAA
- the lepA gene encoding translation elongation factor 4 codes for MQANIRNFCIIAHIDHGKSTLADRFLELTGALRKEEIVSQTLDSMDLERERGITIKLHAVTMNYHAPDGRAYVLNLIDTPGHVDFSYEVSRSLAACEGAILVVDASQGVEAQTISNLYLALEHNLTIIPVINKIDLQGAQIDLVKRQITEVLGIDESEIILASAKQGVGIPEIMQAVIERVPPPAGKADDPLRALIFDSMFDSYRGAVAYIRVFDGTIQPGMKIRFFSTGKEFEVAEVGTMCLRKFPQPQLRPGEVGYCIAGVKEVKDTKVGDTITAVDHPAAEPLPGYREVKPMVFSGIFPTASEQYEVLRAALDKLKLNDSALVYEPESSVALGFGFRCGFLGLLHLEIVQERLEREYGLDILTTVPNVEYWVYKTNGTKVVVDNPALMPNAGEISRVEEPYIRAQIITPAEYIGNIMKLAQERRGVHKNTHYLDTSRVDLTYEFPLAEIIFDFYDKLKSCTRGYASLDYEFIGYREGNLAKLDILINGDPVDALSHIVHRERAYEWGKKICEKLRELIPRQMFEVAIQAAIGSKIIARETVKAMRKNVTAKCYGGDITRKRKLLERQKEGKKRMKQLGQVEIPQEAFLAVLKVEH; via the coding sequence ATGCAGGCCAACATTCGCAACTTTTGCATCATTGCACATATCGATCACGGCAAATCCACGCTGGCTGACCGTTTTCTCGAACTCACCGGAGCGTTGCGCAAGGAGGAAATTGTTTCCCAAACGCTGGACAGCATGGATCTGGAGCGCGAGCGCGGCATCACCATCAAGCTGCATGCGGTGACGATGAACTATCATGCGCCCGACGGCCGCGCGTATGTGCTCAATCTCATCGACACCCCGGGACATGTGGACTTCAGCTACGAGGTCTCGCGCAGCCTGGCGGCGTGCGAGGGCGCGATCCTGGTGGTGGATGCCTCGCAGGGCGTGGAAGCCCAAACCATCTCCAACCTCTATCTCGCCCTGGAACACAATCTCACCATCATCCCTGTCATCAACAAAATCGACCTGCAGGGTGCACAGATCGACCTGGTGAAGCGCCAGATCACCGAAGTGCTGGGCATCGACGAGAGTGAGATCATTTTGGCAAGCGCCAAGCAGGGGGTGGGCATCCCCGAGATCATGCAGGCGGTGATCGAGCGCGTGCCGCCGCCCGCCGGCAAGGCGGATGATCCGCTGCGCGCGTTGATCTTCGATTCGATGTTCGACAGCTATCGCGGCGCCGTGGCCTACATACGGGTGTTCGACGGCACGATCCAGCCCGGCATGAAGATCCGTTTCTTTTCCACCGGCAAGGAATTCGAGGTGGCGGAAGTGGGCACCATGTGTCTGCGCAAGTTTCCCCAGCCGCAACTGCGGCCGGGGGAGGTCGGCTATTGCATTGCCGGGGTGAAGGAAGTGAAGGACACCAAGGTGGGCGACACCATCACCGCGGTGGATCATCCCGCCGCCGAGCCGCTCCCCGGCTATCGCGAAGTCAAGCCCATGGTGTTCAGCGGCATCTTTCCCACGGCCTCCGAGCAGTACGAGGTGCTGCGCGCCGCACTCGACAAGCTCAAACTCAATGACTCGGCGCTGGTGTACGAACCGGAGAGTTCGGTGGCGCTGGGCTTCGGCTTTCGCTGCGGCTTTCTCGGCCTGCTGCATCTGGAGATCGTGCAGGAGCGGCTGGAACGCGAATATGGTCTCGACATCCTCACCACCGTGCCCAATGTGGAATACTGGGTGTACAAGACCAACGGCACGAAGGTGGTGGTGGACAATCCCGCACTCATGCCCAACGCCGGCGAGATCAGCCGGGTGGAGGAGCCCTATATTCGCGCGCAAATCATCACGCCCGCGGAATACATCGGCAACATCATGAAGCTGGCGCAGGAGCGCCGCGGCGTGCACAAGAACACGCATTATCTCGACACCAGCCGGGTGGATCTCACCTATGAATTTCCGCTGGCGGAGATCATCTTCGATTTCTACGACAAGCTCAAATCCTGCACTCGCGGCTATGCCTCGCTCGACTATGAGTTCATCGGCTATCGCGAGGGCAACCTCGCCAAGCTGGATATTCTGATCAACGGGGATCCGGTGGACGCGCTCTCCCACATCGTGCATCGCGAGAGGGCCTACGAGTGGGGCAAGAAGATTTGCGAGAAGCTGCGCGAGCTGATTCCGCGCCAGATGTTCGAAGTCGCGATTCAGGCCGCCATCGGCTCGAAGATCATCGCACGCGAGACGGTGAAGGCGATGCGCAAGAACGTCACCGCCAAATGCTACGGCGGCGACATCACGCGCAAGCGCAAGCTGCTCGAACGCCAAAAGGAAGGCAAGAAGCGCATGAAACAGCTCGGCCAGGTGGAAATTCCACAGGAAGCCTTCCTGGCAGTGCTCAAGGTCGAGCATTGA
- a CDS encoding alpha/beta hydrolase translates to MIALHAGEPVHGRVKLSDVELYYEISGSGPYLVLIEGLGVATWIWERQIPELSRDFTVVAYDNRGVGKSGMPPGPYSIRMMADDLAGLLDSLRIARAHILGISMGGFIAQDFALRYPARVDRLVLVATSAGGPDHVPMAPEVLAQMLATEGEPRELTRRKLALAYSEAFMQSEVVEHLIDLRLREPQPRAAYLAQAAAGATFNLSGQVHLIQAPCLIMAATGDRLVPVANAYNLAKKIPNSRLKIFEGLGHQFFVEEAPAFNRAVKEFLQAAVPAPR, encoded by the coding sequence ATGATTGCGCTGCATGCGGGTGAGCCGGTGCATGGCCGGGTCAAGCTCAGTGATGTCGAGTTGTATTATGAAATCAGCGGCAGCGGGCCTTACCTGGTTCTGATCGAGGGGCTGGGAGTGGCCACCTGGATTTGGGAGCGGCAGATTCCCGAGCTGTCGCGGGATTTCACAGTGGTGGCCTATGACAACCGTGGGGTGGGCAAATCGGGCATGCCGCCGGGGCCTTATTCGATTCGCATGATGGCGGATGATCTCGCCGGTTTGCTGGACTCGCTCAGGATCGCCCGCGCGCATATTTTGGGGATTTCAATGGGCGGTTTCATCGCGCAGGATTTTGCGTTGCGTTATCCGGCAAGGGTGGATCGTCTGGTGTTGGTGGCCACCAGTGCCGGCGGTCCCGATCATGTGCCGATGGCGCCCGAGGTTCTGGCGCAAATGCTGGCCACCGAGGGCGAGCCGCGCGAGCTGACCCGCCGCAAACTGGCGCTGGCTTATTCCGAGGCTTTCATGCAAAGCGAGGTCGTCGAGCATCTCATCGATTTGCGCCTGCGCGAGCCGCAACCGCGCGCCGCCTATCTGGCGCAGGCGGCGGCGGGGGCCACCTTCAATCTCTCCGGGCAGGTTCATCTGATTCAGGCGCCGTGTTTGATCATGGCCGCCACTGGCGACCGGCTGGTGCCGGTGGCCAACGCCTACAATCTCGCCAAAAAGATTCCCAACAGCCGGCTGAAAATTTTCGAAGGATTGGGCCATCAGTTTTTTGTCGAAGAGGCGCCGGCGTTCAATCGTGCTGTCAAAGAATTTTTGCAGGCGGCTGTGCCCGCACCGCGGTGA
- a CDS encoding MarR family transcriptional regulator: MDDLRTAIITDFGNGYASFGNSELMGRIVGLLLCASEPMTVEQIAEALRVSKSPVNQICNRLEEVKLIRRAWVKGGRKYHYEIVDNVFLQASLNLSRLTEGNVQIAERNLQLVAERYKTAPEPEREALLIIAQRLLEMREFHRKLIESYQRFIEDWRSLRARLPQAKQFLEA; encoded by the coding sequence ATGGATGATCTCCGCACCGCCATTATTACCGATTTTGGCAACGGCTACGCCAGCTTCGGCAACAGCGAGCTGATGGGCCGCATTGTCGGGCTGTTGTTGTGTGCCAGCGAGCCGATGACGGTCGAGCAAATCGCCGAGGCGCTGCGGGTGAGCAAAAGCCCGGTCAATCAAATCTGCAACCGGCTGGAGGAGGTGAAGTTGATTCGCCGCGCCTGGGTGAAGGGCGGGCGCAAGTATCACTACGAGATCGTCGACAACGTCTTTCTGCAGGCGAGCTTGAATCTCTCGCGGCTCACCGAGGGCAACGTGCAGATTGCCGAGCGCAATTTGCAGTTGGTGGCGGAGCGGTACAAAACCGCTCCGGAGCCGGAGCGCGAAGCGCTCCTGATCATTGCGCAACGGCTGCTGGAGATGCGCGAGTTCCACCGCAAGTTGATCGAATCCTACCAGCGCTTCATCGAGGACTGGCGCAGCCTGCGGGCCCGGCTGCCGCAGGCAAAACAATTTCTGGAGGCATGA
- a CDS encoding TonB-dependent receptor: protein MRKERLQAISRALRGGMAALLCLAPLALAQTGTISGSVKAKGGNALPGANIVITGTSRGATADVNGNFTISNVPAGTHTLRATFMGYQQAAQEVTVTAGATTTVNFDLEESSLLADAVIISASRRAEKLTEAPATVAVINARGIDEFPAFNPGELAGRQKGVDYVRSGVVGTGLNIRGFNSAFNAKNLQMNDARLSTLIATSLPFGALSTTVKEDIERVELILGPAAALYGPNAHNGLVNTITKDPRSYPGTSVAVGGGNQSVVSGRFRHANVVNEKFAYKISGEYSRGEEFAFIDSVYIAGRPYPELDLDREFNSLRGEGALYYTLEPGTDLVFSAGGSNSNNLGVTNAGRNQIRDWRLFFVQGRYVSPRLFAQVYHTWSRTDSTYAINQRTQNYRSFINAGFSESVARQRSYREQWVGTQTAGVALNRGALFIDDSRRLNAELQYNNTWAGFTVIGGVQWQRDMASSKGTYLLDNGGTIELDQYGFYAQVEKPLVEGLKVVLAGRADDHELYGFNFIPKGGVLVSQGNGTWRLTYGKGIAAPSILNLSANIFGGLLLGNGEGFTLSDGTKIPKLEVETIQTLEAGYKGVLAGKLYLDANGYYNFSKNFISPTINIATNGRTVTHRGNTPMSQVIPGTPATGSPFVLTYLNFGDVNTFGFDLGVNYYLRNNLTLSLNYSFFDFALDNSDLKNDGNKDGRVNESDLPINTPKHKASGGLTLSQPKYFGSLFVRWVDEYDFFSGINVAAKTNRALIYNGEPVIEGRRVGRDFNEGPLGGFVNVDLSAGWRFTPDFTIAGHITNLFDAKVREFVASPPIGRLFAAELKYAF, encoded by the coding sequence ATGAGGAAAGAACGGCTTCAAGCGATCAGCCGCGCGCTGCGTGGCGGGATGGCGGCGCTGTTGTGTCTCGCCCCGCTGGCGCTGGCGCAAACCGGAACGATCTCCGGCAGTGTGAAGGCCAAAGGCGGCAATGCGCTGCCGGGTGCCAACATTGTGATCACCGGCACCAGCCGCGGCGCCACCGCGGATGTCAATGGCAATTTCACCATCAGCAATGTGCCGGCGGGCACGCACACCCTGCGCGCCACTTTCATGGGTTATCAGCAGGCGGCACAGGAGGTGACCGTGACGGCCGGTGCCACGACGACGGTGAATTTCGACCTGGAAGAAAGCAGTCTGCTGGCGGATGCGGTGATCATCAGTGCCTCGCGCCGCGCGGAAAAACTCACCGAGGCGCCGGCCACCGTCGCGGTGATCAATGCCCGCGGCATCGATGAATTTCCCGCCTTCAATCCCGGCGAACTGGCGGGCCGGCAGAAGGGCGTGGATTACGTGCGCTCGGGTGTGGTCGGCACCGGCTTGAACATTCGCGGCTTCAACAGCGCTTTCAATGCCAAGAACCTGCAGATGAACGATGCGCGCCTTTCCACGCTCATTGCCACCAGCCTGCCGTTCGGCGCGCTCAGCACCACGGTGAAGGAGGACATCGAACGGGTCGAGTTGATTCTCGGACCGGCCGCGGCGCTCTATGGCCCCAACGCCCACAACGGCCTGGTCAACACCATCACCAAGGACCCGCGCAGTTATCCCGGCACCAGCGTGGCCGTGGGAGGCGGCAACCAGAGTGTGGTGAGCGGCCGCTTCCGCCATGCCAACGTCGTCAATGAAAAATTTGCCTACAAAATCAGCGGGGAATACAGCCGCGGCGAAGAGTTTGCTTTCATCGATTCGGTTTACATCGCCGGCCGGCCCTACCCCGAGCTCGACCTCGACCGCGAGTTCAACTCGCTGCGCGGCGAGGGCGCGCTCTACTACACCCTCGAGCCCGGCACCGACCTGGTGTTTTCCGCCGGCGGCAGCAACAGCAACAATCTGGGCGTGACCAACGCCGGCCGCAACCAGATTCGCGACTGGCGGCTGTTTTTCGTGCAGGGCCGTTACGTTTCCCCGCGGCTGTTCGCACAGGTTTATCACACCTGGAGCCGCACCGACAGCACCTACGCCATCAACCAGCGCACACAAAACTATCGCAGTTTCATCAATGCCGGCTTTAGCGAGTCGGTGGCGCGGCAGCGCTCCTATCGCGAGCAGTGGGTCGGCACGCAGACTGCGGGCGTGGCGCTCAATCGCGGCGCGCTGTTTATTGACGATTCCCGCCGGCTCAATGCCGAGCTGCAATACAACAACACCTGGGCCGGTTTCACCGTGATTGGCGGGGTGCAGTGGCAGCGTGACATGGCGAGCAGCAAGGGCACCTATCTGCTCGACAACGGCGGCACCATCGAGCTCGACCAGTACGGCTTCTACGCCCAGGTGGAAAAACCCCTGGTGGAGGGTCTGAAGGTTGTGCTGGCCGGCCGCGCCGACGATCATGAACTCTACGGCTTCAACTTCATCCCCAAGGGCGGGGTGCTGGTGAGCCAGGGCAACGGCACCTGGCGCCTGACCTACGGCAAGGGCATTGCCGCGCCCTCGATCCTCAACCTCAGTGCCAACATCTTCGGCGGCTTGCTGCTCGGCAACGGCGAGGGCTTCACCCTCAGCGACGGCACCAAGATCCCCAAACTCGAGGTGGAAACCATTCAAACCCTCGAGGCCGGCTACAAGGGCGTGCTCGCGGGCAAGCTCTATCTCGATGCCAATGGCTACTACAATTTCTCCAAAAATTTCATCAGCCCCACCATCAACATCGCCACCAACGGCCGCACGGTCACCCATCGCGGCAACACGCCGATGAGCCAGGTGATCCCCGGCACGCCGGCGACCGGCTCGCCCTTCGTGCTCACCTATCTCAATTTTGGTGACGTCAACACTTTTGGTTTCGATCTCGGGGTGAATTACTACCTGCGCAACAACCTGACCCTGTCGCTCAACTACTCCTTCTTCGATTTCGCTCTCGACAATTCCGATCTCAAAAACGACGGCAACAAGGACGGCCGGGTCAACGAGAGCGACCTGCCGATCAACACCCCCAAGCACAAGGCCTCCGGCGGCCTGACGCTGAGCCAGCCGAAGTACTTTGGCTCGCTGTTCGTGCGCTGGGTGGATGAGTATGATTTCTTCTCCGGCATCAATGTCGCCGCCAAAACCAACCGCGCGTTGATCTACAACGGCGAGCCGGTGATCGAAGGCCGGCGCGTCGGCCGCGATTTCAACGAAGGCCCACTCGGCGGCTTCGTCAATGTTGATCTCAGCGCCGGCTGGCGTTTCACCCCGGACTTCACCATCGCCGGCCACATCACCAATCTTTTCGATGCGAAAGTGCGCGAATTCGTGGCTTCACCCCCCATCGGCAGGCTGTTCGCCGCCGAGCTGAAGTACGCATTCTGA
- the fabG gene encoding 3-oxoacyl-ACP reductase FabG: MRLENKIALLTGGASGIGRVTAETFHREGAKVIIVDVNEEAGRAVAARLAGAEFEKVNVAEAVEVQQLFERVQARHGRLDVLVNNAGILQDARLVKMTPEQWQRVIAVNLTGVFLCGQAAARMMENQAGGGVILNAASVVGLYGNFGQSNYVASKAGVIGMTKVWARELGPKNIRVNAVAPGFIATEMMQTVPEKVLTALREKTPLRRLGDPREVANVYLFLASEEASFITGAVISVDGGLVA; encoded by the coding sequence ATGCGTCTTGAAAACAAAATTGCACTCCTCACCGGCGGCGCCAGCGGCATCGGCCGGGTGACGGCGGAAACCTTCCACCGCGAAGGGGCGAAGGTGATCATTGTTGACGTTAATGAAGAGGCCGGCCGGGCGGTGGCTGCCCGTCTGGCGGGCGCCGAATTCGAGAAGGTCAATGTCGCCGAAGCGGTCGAAGTGCAGCAACTGTTCGAGCGCGTGCAGGCCCGTCATGGCCGGCTCGATGTGCTTGTCAACAACGCCGGCATTCTGCAGGATGCCCGGCTGGTGAAAATGACCCCGGAGCAGTGGCAGCGCGTCATCGCCGTCAATCTCACCGGCGTGTTTCTCTGCGGCCAGGCTGCCGCGCGCATGATGGAAAACCAGGCTGGCGGTGGCGTGATTCTCAATGCCGCCTCGGTGGTGGGGTTGTATGGCAATTTCGGGCAAAGCAACTATGTTGCCAGCAAGGCGGGCGTCATCGGCATGACCAAAGTGTGGGCCCGCGAGCTGGGCCCCAAAAACATCCGCGTGAATGCCGTGGCGCCGGGCTTCATCGCCACGGAGATGATGCAAACCGTCCCGGAAAAAGTGCTCACCGCCCTGCGCGAGAAGACACCGCTGCGCCGGCTGGGTGATCCCCGGGAAGTCGCCAATGTTTATCTCTTCCTGGCCTCCGAAGAGGCGAGTTTCATCACGGGCGCAGTCATTTCGGTGGACGGCGGCCTGGTGGCATAA
- a CDS encoding long-chain fatty acid--CoA ligase: MYIGDYLGRRCVYTPEKVALIAVSHTPARRYTYAQLNQRAERLACWLREQGVGKGDRVAMLAHDGIHFYDAFFACGKLGAIFAPLNWRLHSRELEEQLRLITPRLLFHAREEPMSSLVQQWQGRPGLPAVIAFDAGATQWFPVPAGGVTPVTCETLTESDTACLLFTGGTTGRPKAAQISHRQIVWNMINSMLADVRGSDIFLNIFPLFHVGGLFAFSLPILLQGGTVVQTKKFEAGRTLALIAQEHVTLFGGVPTVFQMLSEAPNWPAADLTSLRYCMSGGAPMPVPLIRRYQQEKGVVFRQGFGMTEFGPGVFSLAAEDAERKAGSIGKPNFFVDAAIRAPADNTPLPPGKIGELVLRGPTAMTGYFGDPVATAAAFDADGYFHTGDLAYVDDEGYFFIVDRLKDMFISGGENVYPAEIEAALYRHPAVAQCAVIGVPDEKWGQVGRAFVVRKSGAAVTAEELLHFLRDQLAGYKVPRTIVFREHLPVSAAGKLLKSVLREESA, from the coding sequence ATGTACATCGGTGATTATCTCGGCCGGCGCTGTGTCTACACGCCGGAGAAGGTTGCGCTCATCGCGGTGAGCCACACGCCGGCACGGCGCTACACCTATGCGCAGCTCAATCAGCGCGCCGAGCGGCTGGCGTGCTGGTTGCGCGAGCAGGGCGTGGGCAAGGGCGATCGCGTCGCCATGCTGGCGCACGATGGCATTCATTTCTACGACGCCTTTTTCGCCTGTGGCAAGCTCGGCGCAATCTTCGCGCCGCTGAACTGGCGTCTGCACAGCCGGGAGTTGGAAGAGCAGCTCCGGCTCATCACACCGCGCCTGCTGTTTCATGCCCGTGAAGAGCCGATGTCGTCGCTGGTGCAACAATGGCAGGGCCGGCCCGGCCTGCCAGCTGTGATCGCCTTCGATGCGGGTGCAACGCAATGGTTCCCTGTGCCGGCGGGCGGGGTGACCCCCGTGACCTGCGAGACACTCACCGAATCCGACACCGCCTGTCTGCTGTTCACCGGCGGCACCACCGGCCGGCCCAAGGCGGCACAGATCAGCCACCGCCAGATCGTGTGGAACATGATCAATTCCATGCTCGCCGACGTGCGGGGCAGTGACATCTTTCTCAACATCTTTCCCCTGTTTCATGTCGGTGGCCTGTTCGCCTTTTCCCTGCCGATTTTGTTGCAGGGCGGCACGGTGGTGCAAACCAAAAAATTCGAGGCCGGGCGCACGCTCGCGCTCATCGCGCAGGAGCACGTCACCCTCTTTGGCGGTGTGCCCACGGTGTTTCAGATGCTCAGCGAGGCGCCCAACTGGCCGGCGGCCGATCTCACTTCGCTGCGCTACTGCATGAGCGGCGGCGCGCCCATGCCGGTGCCGTTGATTCGCCGCTATCAACAGGAGAAGGGGGTGGTGTTTCGCCAGGGCTTCGGCATGACGGAATTCGGCCCCGGCGTGTTTTCCCTGGCGGCGGAGGACGCCGAGCGCAAGGCCGGCTCGATCGGCAAACCGAATTTCTTCGTCGATGCCGCGATTCGTGCTCCGGCGGACAATACCCCGCTGCCGCCCGGCAAAATCGGCGAACTGGTGTTGCGCGGCCCCACGGCGATGACCGGCTATTTCGGCGATCCTGTCGCCACCGCCGCCGCCTTCGATGCCGACGGCTACTTTCACACCGGCGATCTTGCCTATGTCGATGACGAGGGCTATTTTTTCATCGTCGATCGCCTGAAAGACATGTTCATCAGCGGTGGCGAAAACGTTTATCCTGCTGAAATCGAAGCCGCCTTGTACCGCCATCCTGCGGTGGCACAGTGTGCAGTGATCGGCGTGCCCGATGAGAAATGGGGGCAGGTGGGCCGGGCGTTCGTGGTGCGGAAATCAGGCGCGGCGGTGACAGCGGAGGAGTTGTTGCACTTTCTGCGGGATCAACTCGCCGGCTATAAAGTACCCCGAACCATCGTTTTTCGTGAGCACCTGCCGGTTTCCGCTGCCGGCAAACTGCTCAAGTCCGTCCTGCGTGAAGAGAGCGCCTGA